A genomic window from Methylorubrum extorquens includes:
- the hflC gene encoding protease modulator HflC, which yields MNNPAIRTGLVILAAAAAIGLYASVFTVGQMQQALVLQLGRVRDVLNPVGQNKPGLYFKVPFTDSVVLFDKRVLDLDLPVQTLLTADRQNLEVDAFVRYRIIDPLKFYQAAGTIALANQRLASFTNSALRNVLARTSRDAIVRTERAELMNTIQEDVNKQAKSLGIEIVDLRMTRVDLPAKNSQAVYDRMTSERKKEATDIRANGDQAATLIRAKADRDVVVILAEANQKQEELRGEGDAERNRILAEAFSQDANFFAFYRSMQAYEQALKGQDTRLVVSPNSDFFRFFNDPQGRRPQGARNGGAEPTASGAGATTGTVR from the coding sequence ATGAACAATCCAGCCATTCGGACCGGCCTGGTCATCCTCGCGGCGGCAGCCGCGATCGGCCTCTACGCCTCCGTCTTCACCGTCGGGCAGATGCAGCAGGCGCTCGTACTTCAGCTCGGCCGCGTGCGCGACGTGCTGAACCCCGTCGGCCAGAACAAGCCCGGCCTGTACTTCAAGGTGCCGTTCACCGACAGTGTCGTCCTGTTCGACAAGCGGGTGCTGGATCTCGACCTTCCGGTTCAGACCCTGCTCACCGCCGACCGGCAGAACCTCGAAGTGGACGCCTTCGTCCGCTACCGGATCATCGATCCGCTCAAGTTCTACCAGGCGGCGGGGACGATCGCCCTGGCCAACCAGCGTCTGGCGAGCTTCACCAACTCTGCGCTCCGCAACGTCCTGGCCCGGACCAGCCGTGACGCCATCGTGCGGACCGAGCGCGCCGAGCTGATGAACACGATCCAGGAGGACGTGAACAAGCAGGCCAAGAGTCTCGGCATCGAAATCGTCGATCTGCGCATGACCCGTGTCGACCTTCCCGCCAAAAACAGCCAAGCGGTCTACGATCGCATGACGTCGGAGCGGAAGAAGGAGGCGACCGACATTCGCGCCAACGGCGATCAGGCGGCGACGCTGATCCGCGCCAAGGCCGACCGCGACGTCGTCGTGATCCTGGCAGAGGCCAATCAGAAGCAGGAAGAACTGCGCGGTGAGGGCGACGCGGAGAGAAACCGCATCCTCGCCGAGGCGTTCAGCCAGGATGCCAACTTCTTCGCCTTCTACCGCTCGATGCAGGCTTACGAGCAGGCGCTGAAGGGGCAGGACACCCGGCTCGTGGTGAGTCCGAACTCGGACTTCTTCCGCTTCTTCAACGATCCGCAGGGGCGCCGGCCGCAGGGTGCCCGCAACGGCGGCGCCGAGCCGACGGCGTCTGGCGCCGGCGCCACCACAGGCACGGTGCGCTGA
- a CDS encoding CPBP family intramembrane glutamic endopeptidase, protein MPPATADARPSKPPLAPLAAGASWFGRVLLLIAVPLAILLLASGLAILIVRVGGDLRLGIDPLTSAAARPRLPLSEVTGRGVMMDALRQVLMAGLVIGLAAWAGGGAWRQRLGLTRPLEPRRPMRRLWLLFPLWPLIHIAWVTTTAAALQMSFGSGVRLSPFLSPVMLGLWFAFVVVLAPVAEELLLRGETFAQANTFLGPAGTIVATALLFCLAHVSLDPGAKSALARPLTLLPLALTLGWLRWRTGRLWPCILLHGWSNFCLLAYQLGPSLLR, encoded by the coding sequence ATGCCGCCCGCCACCGCCGACGCGCGCCCGTCGAAGCCGCCGCTCGCCCCGCTCGCGGCAGGGGCTTCATGGTTCGGTCGGGTGCTGCTGCTTATCGCGGTCCCGCTCGCCATCCTGCTTCTCGCGAGCGGGCTTGCCATCCTCATCGTGCGCGTCGGCGGCGACCTGCGGCTCGGCATCGACCCCCTCACGAGCGCCGCCGCGCGTCCGCGCCTGCCCTTGTCGGAGGTGACGGGACGCGGCGTCATGATGGACGCCCTGCGGCAGGTGCTGATGGCCGGGCTCGTGATCGGGCTCGCCGCCTGGGCCGGCGGCGGCGCGTGGCGCCAGCGGCTCGGACTGACCCGCCCCCTCGAACCACGCCGACCGATGCGGCGGCTCTGGTTGCTGTTTCCCCTCTGGCCCCTGATCCACATCGCCTGGGTGACGACCACGGCGGCGGCACTTCAGATGAGCTTCGGCAGCGGGGTGCGCCTGTCGCCCTTCCTGAGCCCGGTGATGCTCGGCCTGTGGTTCGCCTTCGTCGTGGTGCTGGCCCCTGTCGCGGAGGAGTTGCTGCTGCGGGGCGAGACCTTCGCCCAGGCTAACACCTTCCTCGGACCGGCGGGAACAATCGTGGCGACCGCACTCCTATTCTGTCTCGCCCATGTCTCCCTCGATCCGGGCGCGAAGAGCGCGCTCGCCCGGCCGCTCACCCTGCTGCCGCTGGCGCTCACCCTCGGCTGGCTTCGCTGGCGCACCGGCCGGCTCTGGCCCTGCATCCTGCTCCACGGTTGGAGCAATTTCTGTCTGCTGGCCTACCAGCTCGGGCCGAGCCTCCTGCGATAG
- a CDS encoding thymidylate synthase, with protein MRAYHDLLTRILSEGVRKEDRTGTGTLSVFGHQMRFDLADGFPLVTTKQLHLRSIIHELLWFLKGDTNVAYLKANGVTIWDEWADANGDLGPVYGKQWRSWAKPDGGTVDQIAWILDEIARNPDSRRLIVSAWNPADLDRMALAPCHCLFQFYVADGRLSCQLYQRSADAFLGVPFNIASYALLTAMMAQVTGLKAGDFVHTFGDAHLYANHLEQTRLQLSREPRALPRLRLNPEVRSLFDFRFEDIVIEGYEPHPAIKAPVAV; from the coding sequence ATGCGCGCCTATCACGATCTGCTCACCCGCATCCTGTCAGAGGGCGTCCGCAAGGAGGACCGCACCGGCACGGGCACGCTCTCGGTGTTTGGCCACCAGATGCGGTTCGATCTGGCGGACGGCTTTCCCCTGGTGACGACGAAGCAGCTCCACCTGCGCTCGATCATTCACGAATTGCTGTGGTTCCTGAAGGGCGACACCAACGTCGCCTACCTCAAGGCGAACGGCGTCACGATCTGGGACGAGTGGGCCGACGCGAACGGCGATCTCGGCCCTGTCTACGGCAAGCAGTGGCGCTCCTGGGCCAAGCCCGACGGCGGCACCGTCGATCAGATCGCCTGGATTCTCGACGAGATCGCCCGAAACCCGGATTCGCGCCGCCTGATCGTCTCGGCCTGGAATCCGGCCGACCTCGACCGGATGGCGCTCGCCCCCTGCCATTGCCTGTTCCAGTTCTACGTGGCGGACGGGCGCCTCTCCTGCCAGCTCTATCAGCGCTCGGCCGACGCCTTCCTCGGCGTGCCGTTCAACATCGCGAGCTACGCCCTGCTCACCGCGATGATGGCGCAGGTGACGGGGCTCAAGGCCGGCGACTTCGTCCACACCTTCGGTGATGCGCATCTCTACGCCAACCATCTGGAGCAGACCCGCCTCCAGCTCTCGCGCGAACCGCGCGCCCTGCCCCGGCTGCGGTTGAACCCGGAGGTGCGCTCTCTGTTCGACTTCCGCTTCGAGGACATCGTGATCGAAGGCTACGAACCGCATCCCGCGATCAAGGCGCCGGTGGCGGTGTGA
- the fumC gene encoding class II fumarate hydratase: protein MSPHENPSVETRTESDTFGPIEVPAHRYWGAQTQRSIQNFKIGTERQPAPLVHALGIVKQAAALVNKDLGGLDPKVADAIAESAAEVVAGRHDDEFPLVVWQTGSGTQSNMNANEVIASLANERLGGKRGGKSPVHPNDHCNRGQSSNDTFPTAMHIAVAREVRERLLPALSHLHTALDAKAKEFESIVKIGRTHLQDATPVSLGQEFSGYAAQVALGGARIAATLPGVLALAQGGTAVGTGLNAHPEFADRFAAKVAELTGLPFTSAENKFEALATHDALVFLQGALTALASGLFKIANDIRLLGSGPRSGLGELSLPENEPGSSIMPGKVNPTQCEALTMVCAQVVGNGTTVSFAGSQGHFELNVFKPVIANAVLQSVRILADASVSFTDNCVVGIKANTDRISDLMSRSLMLVTALAPSIGYDKAAEIAKTAHKNGTTLKEEALRLGYVTDEEFERVVRPETMLAPSAE from the coding sequence ATGTCGCCGCACGAGAACCCTTCCGTCGAGACGCGCACCGAGTCCGACACCTTCGGCCCGATCGAGGTGCCCGCCCACCGCTACTGGGGCGCCCAGACGCAGCGCTCGATCCAGAACTTCAAGATCGGCACCGAGCGCCAGCCGGCGCCGCTCGTGCACGCGCTCGGCATCGTCAAGCAGGCCGCCGCGCTGGTGAACAAGGATCTCGGTGGCCTCGACCCGAAGGTCGCCGACGCGATCGCCGAATCCGCTGCCGAAGTCGTCGCCGGACGGCACGACGACGAGTTCCCGCTGGTGGTGTGGCAGACGGGCTCGGGCACGCAGTCCAACATGAACGCCAACGAGGTGATTGCGAGCCTCGCCAACGAGCGGCTCGGGGGCAAGCGCGGCGGCAAGTCGCCGGTCCACCCCAATGACCATTGCAACCGCGGCCAGTCCTCGAACGACACCTTCCCCACCGCCATGCACATCGCGGTCGCCCGCGAGGTTCGGGAGCGGCTGCTGCCGGCGCTCTCCCACCTTCACACCGCGCTCGACGCCAAGGCGAAGGAGTTCGAGAGCATCGTCAAGATCGGCCGCACCCACCTTCAGGATGCGACGCCGGTCTCGCTCGGCCAGGAATTCTCCGGCTACGCCGCGCAGGTCGCTCTCGGCGGCGCGCGCATCGCCGCCACGCTCCCCGGCGTCCTGGCCCTGGCCCAGGGCGGCACGGCCGTCGGCACCGGCCTCAACGCGCATCCGGAATTCGCGGATCGCTTCGCGGCCAAGGTCGCGGAACTGACCGGGCTGCCCTTCACCTCGGCCGAAAACAAGTTCGAGGCGCTCGCCACCCACGACGCGCTCGTCTTCCTCCAGGGCGCACTGACGGCTCTGGCCTCGGGCCTGTTCAAGATCGCCAACGACATCCGCCTGCTCGGCTCGGGCCCGCGCTCGGGCCTCGGCGAATTGTCGCTGCCGGAGAACGAGCCCGGCTCCTCGATCATGCCGGGCAAGGTCAACCCGACCCAGTGCGAGGCGCTGACGATGGTCTGCGCGCAGGTGGTCGGCAACGGCACCACGGTGAGCTTTGCCGGCTCACAGGGACATTTCGAGCTCAACGTCTTCAAGCCGGTGATCGCCAACGCGGTGCTGCAATCGGTGCGAATCCTGGCCGACGCCTCGGTCAGCTTCACCGACAATTGCGTCGTCGGCATCAAGGCCAACACTGACCGAATCAGCGACCTGATGAGCCGCTCGCTCATGCTGGTGACCGCACTCGCCCCGTCGATCGGCTACGACAAGGCTGCCGAGATCGCCAAGACCGCGCACAAGAACGGCACCACCCTCAAGGAGGAGGCGCTGCGGCTCGGCTACGTCACGGACGAGGAGTTCGAGCGGGTTGTGCGCCCCGAAACCATGCTGGCGCCGAGCGCGGAATAA
- a CDS encoding AAA family ATPase, whose amino-acid sequence MTSRFFVVTGGPGSGKTSLVKALADDGLAHVPEAGRAIIRDQVAIGGTALPWADRSAFAEHMFRRDLDAYRAAGALRGPVLFDRGLPDVIGYLTLCGLPVPPVMREAAERCRYHRRVFLAPFWPDIFSQDNERRQSAEEAEATGHTMARIYTELGYELVTLPLARIAERIAFVRNAIDRPA is encoded by the coding sequence ATGACAAGCCGTTTCTTCGTCGTCACCGGCGGTCCCGGCTCCGGCAAGACCTCGCTCGTTAAAGCCCTGGCGGATGACGGCCTTGCCCATGTTCCTGAGGCGGGCAGGGCGATCATCCGGGATCAGGTCGCCATCGGCGGCACGGCCCTGCCCTGGGCCGACCGCTCGGCCTTCGCCGAGCACATGTTCCGGCGCGACCTCGACGCCTACCGCGCAGCTGGCGCGCTTCGGGGGCCTGTCCTGTTCGACCGTGGGCTCCCGGACGTGATCGGTTACCTCACGCTCTGCGGCCTTCCGGTCCCGCCCGTGATGAGAGAAGCCGCCGAGCGGTGCCGCTATCATCGCCGTGTCTTCCTCGCGCCCTTCTGGCCAGACATCTTTTCGCAGGACAACGAGCGTCGGCAATCCGCCGAGGAGGCGGAGGCCACGGGTCACACGATGGCGCGGATCTACACAGAACTCGGCTACGAACTGGTGACCCTACCTCTCGCACGGATCGCCGAGCGCATCGCCTTCGTTCGAAACGCGATCGACCGGCCGGCCTGA
- a CDS encoding MmcB family DNA repair protein, whose amino-acid sequence MSTALAHIVLPPDRRQSPTALNIQRGVRRLLAEMGCVSLPEFSLANGRRADVIALCGAGRLTIVEIKSSVADFRADRKWPDYRDYCDRFFFAIPETVPESLIPEECGLIVADSFGAAILREPPEHPLSPARRKSVTLRFAHSAAGLLHALADPGAIREGAL is encoded by the coding sequence ATGTCCACAGCCCTCGCCCACATCGTTCTTCCGCCCGACCGGCGCCAGTCGCCGACCGCGCTGAACATCCAGCGCGGCGTGCGGCGCCTGCTTGCCGAGATGGGCTGCGTGAGCCTGCCGGAATTCTCGCTCGCCAACGGGCGCCGGGCCGACGTGATCGCGCTCTGCGGCGCGGGCCGCCTCACCATCGTCGAGATCAAGTCGAGCGTCGCCGACTTTCGCGCCGACCGGAAATGGCCGGATTACCGCGACTATTGCGACCGCTTCTTCTTCGCGATCCCCGAAACCGTGCCGGAGTCGCTGATCCCGGAGGAATGCGGCCTCATCGTCGCCGATTCCTTCGGCGCCGCGATCCTGCGCGAGCCGCCGGAGCATCCGCTGAGCCCGGCCCGGCGCAAGTCCGTCACCCTACGCTTCGCCCACTCCGCCGCCGGCCTCCTGCACGCCTTGGCCGATCCCGGCGCGATCAGGGAGGGGGCGCTGTAG
- a CDS encoding SspB family protein, with amino-acid sequence MAEDLIRYDLLVQDALRGVVRKVLTDAAREGLSGEHHFYISFRTEAPGVRMSQRLREKYPQDMTIVLQHQFWDLGVTEHSFEVGLSFSGVPERLLIPFDALSGFFDPSVQFGLKFDLNEGAEGDQAEEARPSAPVKAGPRGAGSEPAEIKPKSTGLATVQNGPKIVPALPAAGKLKTDLKPDNKPEDGSEAKPEAAEKTERDGTAEVVSLDAFRKKN; translated from the coding sequence ATGGCCGAAGATCTGATCCGTTACGATCTCCTGGTTCAGGACGCCCTGCGCGGTGTCGTGCGCAAGGTGCTGACCGACGCCGCGCGTGAAGGGCTGTCGGGCGAGCATCACTTCTACATTTCGTTCCGCACCGAGGCGCCGGGCGTGCGCATGTCGCAGCGCCTGCGCGAGAAGTACCCGCAGGACATGACGATCGTCCTGCAGCACCAGTTCTGGGATCTCGGCGTGACCGAGCACAGCTTCGAGGTCGGGCTGTCCTTTTCAGGCGTGCCGGAGCGCCTGCTGATCCCGTTCGACGCCCTGTCCGGCTTCTTCGATCCGTCGGTTCAGTTCGGCCTCAAGTTCGATCTCAACGAGGGTGCCGAGGGCGATCAGGCGGAGGAGGCCCGGCCGAGTGCTCCTGTGAAGGCCGGTCCGCGCGGGGCAGGCTCAGAGCCCGCCGAGATCAAGCCGAAGAGCACGGGTCTCGCCACGGTGCAGAATGGTCCGAAGATCGTTCCGGCCCTTCCTGCCGCGGGTAAGTTAAAGACGGATCTCAAGCCGGACAACAAGCCCGAGGACGGCAGCGAGGCCAAGCCCGAGGCTGCCGAGAAGACCGAGCGCGACGGCACCGCCGAGGTCGTCAGTCTCGACGCCTTCCGCAAGAAGAACTGA
- a CDS encoding cytochrome P450: MLDTLPLAPSTATPLFRPKVPPPLTQPLGLFAFLKKVRENPIATWMDAHFEEFVVAGETAMGRITVVSDPALVRYLLVERAAYYRKDDLQKRVLAPGLGDGLLTAEGDEWRLQRRTLAPIFSARHVAGFVAQMDAAGARLGRRLARRDGATVDVALEMTRATLDVLERTIFTQGLPGDPDALGRAITRLLESIGPIDPLDVFGFPAFVPRLGRLRARPALRFFAEVVDTLLDERKAALARGEAPHDLMTLLLAAQDPETGRGLTDLEVKANIVTFIAAGHETTANALTWALYCLSQDEAARERVEAEVDGAAGEDGALQLDRLPFTKAVMEETMRLFPPVPFLSRQALREDRIGRVKIPRNSTVIIAPWVMHRHRKLWDEPDAFIPERFLGERRDRVERFAYLPFGAGPRVCIGQSFSVQEATLVLAHVARAVRLTLPVDHPPVTPLHRVTLRPKDGLRMLAQRRA; encoded by the coding sequence ATGCTGGATACGCTGCCCCTCGCGCCTTCGACGGCCACGCCGCTCTTCCGGCCCAAGGTGCCGCCACCGCTCACGCAGCCGCTCGGTCTCTTCGCCTTCCTGAAGAAGGTGCGTGAGAACCCGATCGCTACCTGGATGGATGCGCATTTCGAGGAATTCGTCGTTGCGGGCGAGACGGCGATGGGGCGCATCACCGTCGTGAGCGATCCGGCCCTGGTGCGCTACCTGCTGGTCGAGCGAGCCGCCTACTACCGCAAGGACGACCTGCAGAAGCGCGTGCTGGCGCCCGGCCTCGGCGACGGCCTGCTGACGGCCGAGGGCGACGAATGGCGGCTGCAGCGGCGCACGCTGGCGCCGATCTTCTCGGCGCGCCACGTCGCCGGTTTCGTCGCGCAGATGGATGCCGCCGGGGCGCGGCTCGGCCGGCGGCTGGCCCGGCGCGACGGTGCCACGGTCGATGTCGCGCTCGAGATGACCCGCGCCACGCTCGACGTGCTGGAGCGGACGATCTTTACGCAGGGTTTGCCCGGCGATCCCGATGCGCTCGGGCGCGCCATCACCCGGCTGCTCGAATCGATCGGGCCGATCGACCCGCTCGACGTGTTCGGCTTCCCCGCCTTCGTGCCGCGGCTCGGCCGCCTGCGGGCCCGGCCGGCGCTACGGTTCTTCGCCGAGGTGGTCGATACGCTCCTCGACGAGCGCAAGGCAGCGCTCGCCCGCGGCGAAGCGCCTCATGATCTGATGACGCTGCTGCTCGCGGCTCAGGATCCGGAGACCGGTCGCGGCCTCACCGACCTCGAGGTGAAAGCCAACATCGTCACCTTCATCGCCGCTGGCCACGAGACAACGGCCAACGCCCTGACCTGGGCGCTCTATTGCCTTTCCCAGGACGAGGCGGCGCGTGAGCGCGTCGAGGCGGAGGTCGATGGCGCCGCAGGCGAGGACGGCGCGTTGCAACTCGACCGGTTGCCCTTCACCAAGGCGGTGATGGAGGAGACGATGCGGCTGTTCCCGCCGGTGCCGTTCCTCAGCCGCCAAGCGCTCCGCGAGGACCGGATCGGGCGGGTAAAGATTCCCCGCAACTCGACCGTCATCATCGCGCCCTGGGTGATGCACCGGCACCGCAAGCTGTGGGACGAGCCGGACGCCTTCATCCCCGAGCGCTTCCTCGGGGAGCGGCGCGACCGCGTCGAGCGATTCGCTTACCTGCCGTTCGGGGCAGGCCCGCGGGTCTGCATCGGCCAGAGCTTTTCGGTGCAGGAGGCGACGCTGGTGCTCGCCCATGTGGCGCGCGCCGTGCGTCTCACATTGCCCGTGGATCACCCGCCGGTCACGCCGCTCCACCGCGTGACGCTGCGGCCGAAGGATGGGCTGCGGATGCTGGCGCAGCGGCGCGCCTGA
- a CDS encoding ribbon-helix-helix domain-containing protein, translated as MTRAPLRENAKRSVMIAGHRTSVSLEAEFWGALQEIAQGRGQSVQALIGAIDSERGARNLSSAIRVFVLHAMKDRSATVIAEGGDTSADPRLSPE; from the coding sequence ATGACGCGCGCGCCTCTGCGGGAGAACGCGAAACGCTCCGTCATGATCGCAGGCCACCGCACCAGCGTTTCGCTGGAAGCGGAGTTTTGGGGCGCACTTCAAGAGATCGCGCAGGGGCGCGGACAATCGGTGCAGGCGCTGATCGGCGCCATCGATTCCGAGCGCGGCGCGCGCAACCTGTCTTCGGCCATCCGGGTGTTCGTGCTCCACGCGATGAAGGACCGCTCGGCGACCGTCATCGCCGAAGGCGGCGATACATCAGCCGATCCTCGTCTGTCTCCGGAATGA
- a CDS encoding DUF4169 family protein, with product MAEIINLRQVRKDREKAAKEAKAAENRILFGRPKKAKTLAETRKAIEQSRHEGHRLADPDKE from the coding sequence GTGGCCGAGATCATCAACCTGCGCCAGGTGCGCAAGGACCGTGAGAAGGCGGCGAAAGAGGCCAAGGCCGCGGAGAACCGCATCCTGTTCGGCCGGCCGAAAAAGGCGAAGACGCTGGCCGAGACGCGCAAGGCGATCGAGCAGTCCCGCCACGAGGGCCACCGCCTCGCCGATCCCGACAAGGAATGA
- a CDS encoding dihydrofolate reductase — protein sequence MDRPRISLIAAVARNGVIGRDNSLVWRLSSDLKRFKALTMGKPILMGRKTWDSIGRPLPGRRSLVITRDRTLALPDATVVRDWDEALAAAGGDELMVVGGAEIYRLALPHADRLHLTEVDAAPEGDAYFPPFDRDLFRETLREAHGPGERDEFAFQFVDLERSGSR from the coding sequence ATGGATCGACCCCGCATCTCCCTGATCGCGGCGGTCGCCCGCAACGGCGTGATCGGCCGCGATAACAGCCTCGTTTGGCGGCTCTCGAGCGACCTCAAGCGCTTCAAGGCGCTCACCATGGGCAAGCCGATCCTGATGGGGCGCAAGACCTGGGATTCGATCGGCCGCCCCTTGCCCGGACGGCGCAGTCTGGTCATCACCCGCGATCGCACCCTCGCCCTTCCCGACGCCACCGTCGTGCGCGACTGGGACGAGGCACTTGCCGCGGCCGGAGGCGACGAGCTGATGGTGGTGGGCGGCGCCGAGATCTACCGGCTCGCCCTGCCCCATGCCGACCGGCTGCATCTCACCGAAGTCGATGCGGCGCCGGAGGGCGATGCGTACTTTCCGCCTTTCGACCGGGATCTCTTCCGTGAGACGCTGCGCGAGGCGCACGGCCCCGGCGAGCGCGACGAGTTCGCGTTTCAATTCGTGGACTTGGAACGGTCGGGCAGCCGTTGA
- the hflK gene encoding FtsH protease activity modulator HflK has translation MPWSNQSGGGGGPWGRPGGGGGGNGGGPWGGGGGGKTPPDLEDLLRRGQDRLRGVMPGGGFGGGKGILVAAGLVLSAWLLTGFYIVKPNEVGINTVFGRYTSQSGEGLRYNFPYPIGSVQKPNVGIVNSIPIGYMAAGNTTRQRDVPEESLMLTGDENIVDIDFEVQWRVNPLKAEDYVFNLANPDGTIKAIAESAMREVIGRRNIQAILTNEQSSIAQEVKEIVQSALDEYGAGVRIEVVQLTSVTPPPEVRPAFIDVNAAQQYAQQVRNEAETYASRVTPEARGNASKVMQAAEAYKSQATSEATGQASRFRQVYDSYKVAPEVIRERIFLETMERVLGSVNKVIIDQNGGVAGANAAGVLPVLPLMENGRTQTNGATGR, from the coding sequence ATGCCTTGGAGCAATCAGAGCGGCGGCGGAGGTGGTCCCTGGGGCCGTCCCGGCGGCGGCGGCGGCGGTAACGGCGGCGGCCCCTGGGGTGGCGGGGGTGGCGGCAAGACGCCCCCGGATCTCGAGGATCTGCTCCGGCGCGGCCAGGATCGACTCCGCGGCGTCATGCCGGGCGGAGGCTTCGGCGGCGGCAAGGGAATCCTCGTCGCGGCAGGCTTGGTGCTCAGCGCGTGGCTGCTGACCGGGTTCTACATCGTGAAGCCGAACGAAGTCGGCATCAACACGGTCTTCGGACGCTACACCAGCCAGTCCGGCGAGGGCCTGCGCTACAACTTCCCCTATCCGATCGGCTCCGTGCAGAAGCCCAACGTCGGCATCGTGAACTCGATTCCGATCGGCTACATGGCCGCCGGCAACACGACGCGTCAGCGCGACGTGCCGGAAGAGAGCCTGATGCTCACCGGTGACGAAAACATCGTCGATATCGATTTCGAGGTGCAGTGGCGCGTCAACCCGCTCAAGGCGGAGGACTACGTCTTCAACCTCGCCAACCCGGATGGGACGATCAAGGCCATCGCCGAAAGCGCAATGCGCGAGGTGATCGGCCGCCGCAACATCCAGGCGATCCTGACCAACGAGCAGTCCAGCATCGCTCAGGAGGTCAAGGAGATCGTCCAGAGTGCCCTCGACGAGTACGGCGCGGGCGTGCGGATCGAGGTCGTGCAGCTCACCAGCGTCACCCCTCCCCCGGAGGTGCGGCCCGCCTTCATCGATGTGAACGCAGCGCAGCAATACGCACAGCAGGTACGTAACGAGGCCGAGACCTATGCCAGCCGCGTGACGCCGGAAGCCCGAGGCAATGCCAGCAAGGTTATGCAGGCGGCCGAGGCCTACAAGTCCCAGGCGACCTCGGAGGCGACCGGTCAGGCGTCGCGCTTCCGTCAGGTCTACGACTCCTACAAGGTCGCGCCCGAGGTCATCCGCGAGCGGATCTTCCTCGAGACGATGGAGCGCGTGCTCGGCTCCGTGAACAAGGTCATCATCGATCAGAACGGGGGCGTGGCCGGTGCCAACGCTGCGGGCGTGCTGCCGGTGCTGCCTCTGATGGAGAATGGGCGGACGCAGACGAACGGAGCGACGGGCCGATGA